The Nostoc sp. 'Lobaria pulmonaria (5183) cyanobiont' DNA window TTTGTCGAGCAATACTTTCTAACAGCCAAAGTTGTTCTTCCACAGACAAGGCAAGGATAGAGCGCTCAATTTCTAGTAAATTCGGTGAGATCATTTTACTTTTGATTCCTAGTAAGGTGTATTTTTCAAAGATATTATATTCAGTTTATCTGGTTAACCTAGAGCATCGCCAATTCCCGATCATTATTCCCCACGCCTATCATTTCATAAATCAGAAAAGATTGCTATAAATAACTAAAAGCCAGTTTTATAACTTTTTAATTAAGTATTACTGCTGAAGCAAAATGTGCGCTAAACTGACTACATGAATTACGAAACAACTAGGAAACTCCTCATAGATCAGACAATCACAACCGAAGAAAACCCAGATGCGCTGTTAACGCGTATGAAACAGGGCAAACCGCCGATACCCGGTCAGATCACTTCGATTTTGTTAGCATTGAAAGTGGTGTTTGAAGCCCTCAAAGATGCAAAGAGCCTAGACCGAGAACTGGCTTTGGCCCTTTATTCAGTTAAGCATTAAGGCACAACAGCTATTTGGCGCAGGGCGGAAAGCCGGGGTTGATTGGCGGCGACTGCTGAAAGAAGATTTACTACGAATTTCCTTAGCAGCTGAAAGTATCTTTTTGGGTATATGGCAAACCTTAGCTCAGATGGAATTGGGGAAGAGATGAGGGATATAAGGGGAGCAGGAAAGAAGTTACAGTAAGTTTTTCCCCTCCGCACCTCTGCCTCTTTTGCCCGATGCCCATTAACGAATTTGCAGTTCATTTTCTAGCTTGTCTAGGTCAGTTTTGAGCAAAACGGTCATTTGACCGGTAAAAGCTTTGCCAGTCTTGGGTTGGGCAACTTCCACCCAATATACATAGCGATCGCCTACTCGTAATTCTCCCTTTAAGGCTTCCCGAATTGGAGTTTTAGCCAGACGCGCTGAGTTAACTGCCTCCTGGTTGGGATATTCATACACGACTTGGGCGCGATCGTAATCTTGATAAATCTCTAAGCCATAAATCACCCGCAAGGATTCTTGGAGACGCGCAAATGTCATGCCGTTAATAGCATCATACATAGTAATGCGCTCAGTCCGAATTGTGCCCCGGTCTTTGGAAAACTCCACCCTACCAGGAGGCAATACTGACGCTTGAAAAGTGAATCGTTGGGCAGCCGTATCAGTCTTTTGCACAAATAATCGCTCTCCGCTTCTGGGACGGAGTGTCGGATGTGCTTTAATCCAAGTGCCTACCTCTTCTGTACTTTGCCCTGGTAAAGCATTGGCTTGGGAATCAAAAAGTGTTCCGACACAGAGCCAGGGCATTAGAGAAAAAGGTAAAATTAAACAGTTAAGCAGGGATTTTTTGAGCATTTTGCTGTTGAGGATTTTTATAGAAATTTCCCATTCAGGAGTAACCATAGTCTTCCCGTTTTTCAGCAAAATTACTTCAATGGATTGTAGCGATCGCGATCGAAGCCTTTATTAATCTCTCAACTAGAAGAGTTAGCTGAGGCGCTATTGGATTTCAACGAGTAAATAAACCACCTATTCTAAATCAATAAAACGCTTACGCTGTATTTATTTTGACTTTTGACTTTTGACTTTTGACTTCCGCCTTGCGGTACTAGGCACTTCTCAAAGCCACAATAGGGTCGAGTTTAGCAGCGCGACGTGCAGGAACAACGCCAAAGAATAAACCAATAGCCCCAGAGACACCAACTGCCATAGTAATCGCTACAGGAGAAAGACTCGCTTCTAAAGGAGTCAAGGCTCCCACTAATAGGATGCCACTGATGCCAATCGCAGTCCCAACTAAGCCGCCGGCTGCGGAAACTATTACTGCCTCAATGATGAACTGTAGCAAAATATCTTGCTCAGTTGCGCCGATCGCTTTTCGCAATCCGATTTCTTGGGTGCGTTCGGTGACGGAGACTAGCATAATATTCATAATGCCAATGCCGCCGACAAACAAGGATATGCCGGCGATCGCAGCGAGCATAATTGTCAATGCACCTGTGATTTGACCGACAGTTTGCAAAGCATCTTTCTGGGTGCGAAGAGTAAAGTCATCTTCACCATTAATTTTGTGCCGTAGACGCAGCAAATTAGTAATTTGAAATTCGGCTGCATCCACACTATCGGAATCACGAGCAGCAGCAACGAGGTAATCTAAGGCGATACCATAGGGAGAATTCTTGCCTACAAGTCGGTTTGCAGATGTCGTGATTGGTATTAGGGCAGCATTATCATAATCTGCTCCCACGCTGGAACCTTTGCTTGTTAACGTCCCAATCACTTGAAAGCTGGTATTTCCAATTCGCAATTGCTGACCGATAGCGTTACTATTACCAAATAGTTTTTCTGTCAAGTCTCCACCTAGCACAACGACTTGGTTACTTCGCTTGATGTCTACCTCAGAGAAAAACCTGCCTTTAGCAGTTTCAAAATCCCGCACTGGTAGGAAGGAAGGAGTTGTGCCAATGATGTTGACATCGGTGTTTCTGTTGCGGTAAGTAATCACCTGTCTGGTGTTTAATTCGGGAGCAACTCCTACTACTGTTGGTACTTGAGAGGCGATCGCTTCTGCATCTTGCAACACTAAAGTTTTTGGCACTTCAAAGGAGATGCGCTGAGTTTCTCGATTACCTGGCAGTACAAATAGCACATTTGGCCCTAATGACTCCAACTGTTTATTAACGTACTTTTGCCCACCTTCGCCAATCCCAATCATGGCAATCACCGAAGCGTTGCCAATAACTATACCCAACATCGTGAGAGCGCTACGCAGTTTATTTGACAGCAGGGTTTTCCCCGCCATATTCATGCTTTCGAGGAAATTCATATCTTATAGGACTTACGCATTACGAATTATTTTTTTCTTTGGTCTTTTCAATTTTGTAGTCTTTGGGTGGGTTAACAAAAATGCGATCGCCTTGTTTAACTCCCTCTAAAATCTGAGTTTGGTCTTGAATTTGTGCCCCAACTGTAATTTCGCGGAACTGGGGTTTATTCTTTGCATCTGGTACGAGTACGCCAGTTTTACCCTTTTCAGTGACGATTGACACCGTTGGTAACACCAAGGCATTATTAACGCGATCGCCTAAAAAAGTCAGATCCACATTTAAGCCAGAACGCAGTTTATCTATGCCAGTATCCAGAGCAACCCGCACCTGGAAAGATGTCACACCTTGTTCTATCACTGCTTCGGGAGCAATCAGGCGCACATGACCTTTAAAAACTTGGTCGGGATAGGCATCAGCAACAATTTCCACCTGCTGCCCCGGTTTAATTCTGCCAATGTCGGCTTCAGGAACTTGAGCTAATACTTCTAAACCGCGTGCTACGGCGACAATTGAACTGGAAGTTGCCGATGCACTAGCAGAAGCAGAAGTTGTGGGTGTGACAAACGCGCCGGGTTCGGCATACTTTTGGGTAACAATTCCCGACAAAGGAGCGCGAATAATAGTATCTTCTAATTGCACTTGCACACCCTTTAACTGAGCCTGAGCAGATGCAACCGCGGCTTGACGCTGGGCAATTTCCTCAGAACGGGTTCCATCTTCTAACAGTACCAATGCTGCCCGTGCTTCGTTAACAGCCGCTTGGCGTTGGTCGATTTCCTCACTGCGAGTGCCACTTTGGACTAACGACAATCGTTTTTTTATTTCTTCTAAACTGGCTTTAGCACTTTTGTCGTCGCTGATGGCTTGATCGAGTAATTGTTTATTCTCTGCTCCCTGTTCGTATAGGTATTGATAACGCTTTACCTGTCCACTGGTGTAATTCGCCTTTGCTTGAGCTGCATCAACTTGGGATTGAGATTGAGCAATCTCTTGGGGACGATTACCAGCCTTAGCTGCGGCTAATTGGGCCTGAGATTGTGCTAATCGCGCCCTAGCTTGAGCGATTTCTTGAGGACGACTACCAGCCTTAGCTTCCGCTAGCTGTGCTTGACTTTGGGCTAAGTTAGCACGGTACTGGCTCCTTTGAGCCTCAATACTGGCACTATCCATCCGGGCGAGAATTTGCCCTTGTTGAATGCGATCGCCTTGTTCCACGTATAATTGCGACAGCACTCCGGGGTTCTTCGGACTAATATTTACGCTCTGAACTGGCACGACTTTGCCACTAGCTGTAATCCGCAACGTGACGTTTTGTGCTGCTACTGGCACAGTTAATTGAGCAATATCTTCTTTATTTGCCCCTTGATTTACTAAAGTGTAAGTTGTTATGGTACCCACAACCAAAGCACTCCCCGCCATCAGCCCCACCAGCCAGCGCAATGGATACTTAACTTTGCCAATAACTGGAATTTCTATGTGCGTAGCCATATTATAGAAGCCTGTAAATCTTGCTGTATAAGAATATTTTTTAGTTAGAGGAGAAGTGGAAAGTACGGAGTTGTTAAAGCTTTATGATTAAATTTTTATGAGTCAATTAACAACTAGACGCATAATTCGCTTCACAGTTGCTTAATCTTTCTTCATATTAGGCATTCGTATTTCTGTATGTCTTCACCTAAAAGGGTGACTTTAGCCACAGCATATTAGTACAATCCTGAACTATTCGTGAGAAACAAGATCCCCAACTTTTTTGAGAAGTTGGGAATCTACGGCGGGCAATTCTCACAAATCAGATAGGATTGCTATAGTGCGATCGGGCATTAGTTGCTCTGTATCCTTTTCTTTTCCCTACTCGCTATTTCCCATTCCACATTCCCTATTCCCTATTCTCTACCCCAAAGGGGTTTGTAATTATTGCTGAAATTGGGTTAATAACCAAGCACCAACTTGACTTTGATTTATTTGACGTTCCAGCACTAAGCTGACACCAAAGCTTTAACTGCATTCACTCAAAAGAAACGATCAAAATGTTCTGATGAATCATTCAAAGTTGCTGTAAAAATTACTTAATCCTAAGTAGGTCTGCGTAAATAATTATCGTTGGGATAAGGCAGTTCTTGCTGGGGGCAGGGAGCAGGAGGAGAGAGGGTTTGAGCCTTATTTACTTTTCTTCACACAGTTTGGTTTTATTGTGCCGACTTACTTACACAAATAAATTTATATTTCGCTAAATACTTCAGTAGGTAAACTGGGCTACGAACAGCGCAGCCCTTGTTTACCACTCTGTAGCTTATGAAAGCGCTGGTACTGCTTCTAACTTCTCAGCTTTGTTCTTCAATACGGTTGGTAGTTCGCTATTGAACGCCTCACCTTCAACCACTTGCGATCGGAAACCATCGGGCCCAACTGGAACATCGCCCGTGATGGTGGTGCGATAGAGGACACGCTCGACTTCCAGATGATCCAAGTCTTGAGGGGCTAAATGGGAGGTAGCGCGGTTGTCCCAGAACGCAATGTCACCGTTATTCCA harbors:
- a CDS encoding ABC transporter permease, producing MNFLESMNMAGKTLLSNKLRSALTMLGIVIGNASVIAMIGIGEGGQKYVNKQLESLGPNVLFVLPGNRETQRISFEVPKTLVLQDAEAIASQVPTVVGVAPELNTRQVITYRNRNTDVNIIGTTPSFLPVRDFETAKGRFFSEVDIKRSNQVVVLGGDLTEKLFGNSNAIGQQLRIGNTSFQVIGTLTSKGSSVGADYDNAALIPITTSANRLVGKNSPYGIALDYLVAAARDSDSVDAAEFQITNLLRLRHKINGEDDFTLRTQKDALQTVGQITGALTIMLAAIAGISLFVGGIGIMNIMLVSVTERTQEIGLRKAIGATEQDILLQFIIEAVIVSAAGGLVGTAIGISGILLVGALTPLEASLSPVAITMAVGVSGAIGLFFGVVPARRAAKLDPIVALRSA
- a CDS encoding efflux RND transporter periplasmic adaptor subunit, which translates into the protein MATHIEIPVIGKVKYPLRWLVGLMAGSALVVGTITTYTLVNQGANKEDIAQLTVPVAAQNVTLRITASGKVVPVQSVNISPKNPGVLSQLYVEQGDRIQQGQILARMDSASIEAQRSQYRANLAQSQAQLAEAKAGSRPQEIAQARARLAQSQAQLAAAKAGNRPQEIAQSQSQVDAAQAKANYTSGQVKRYQYLYEQGAENKQLLDQAISDDKSAKASLEEIKKRLSLVQSGTRSEEIDQRQAAVNEARAALVLLEDGTRSEEIAQRQAAVASAQAQLKGVQVQLEDTIIRAPLSGIVTQKYAEPGAFVTPTTSASASASATSSSIVAVARGLEVLAQVPEADIGRIKPGQQVEIVADAYPDQVFKGHVRLIAPEAVIEQGVTSFQVRVALDTGIDKLRSGLNVDLTFLGDRVNNALVLPTVSIVTEKGKTGVLVPDAKNKPQFREITVGAQIQDQTQILEGVKQGDRIFVNPPKDYKIEKTKEKNNS